The genome window GTGACGGTCACGAACGACCCGTAGACGGTGCGCGCCTTAATCTCGACGGTGGCGATGCGTTGGCCGCGCTGATAGGTCATCACGCTGCGGTCGCCGCGAATCACGGTGAGCTCGGTCCAGCCGAACTTGGGCATTTCGGCCTTATAAAGGTCGAAGACGCGCGCGCTGTTGGTGCTGGTGTCGTAGGCGAGGCGTCCGGTCCACTCTTCGCCGGCGCCGAGCAACAGCGAATGCTCCATGTCCATGCTCGCCCCCGCGGGCACGGGAATGTCCGAGAATTGGCTGAAGCTCGCGACCGGGGCAGGCTGCTGGCCGTTTTCTCCGGTGGGCGATGCGGAAAGGTCCTGCGTGGAGCACCCCATCAGCTGCAAGCCCAGGAAGAGCCCCGCACCGAGCATCAGGAGGCGGAGTAGCGTCGAGTTCATCGCGTCGGTCCCCAATATGTCGTGTCCGGTTGTCATAACATCCTATCGGCCAAGGGCGAAACCGCTTTTCGCCCGACCGGGAAATCGCGGAAATCCAGGCTCGGCGAAGTTTTCTCGAGAAAGTGCAAGAAAGTGTTTGACGGGTTGTTTGAGAGGGCTTAGAAGGTGGCCTCCCGACGCGAGGGTGGCAGCGAAAAGCGAGAGCGGGCTGCGGTTGAGCGGAGGGGAGGTTAGCCTGAAAATAGGGGTTGACCTAGGGGAGGAAGGGGGATAGAACCCCGGCCTCTTCGGAAGGAAGAGGGGTTTCGGCCCTGCGCTGTTTGACATTGTGGATCGGAAGAAAGGGATACGCGGACGGCGGTTTGTTCGTCGAACGGACTGGTGTCGCGTATCTGGAAGAAAAGCGTACCCCGTTAAACGGAAGTACGATTTCTTTGAGTGCGTGGGATCGGCTCTGAGGTTTCGCTGGCTTATGGCTGGCGGAATGAATTTGAGAGTTTGATCCTGGCTCAGAACGAACGCTGGCGGCAGGCTTAACACATGCAAGTCGAACGGAACCTTCGGGTTCAGTGGCGCACGGGTGAGTAACGCGTGGGAATCTACCTTGGAGTCTGGGATAACCGACGGAAACGACGGCTAATACCGGATACGCCCTTAGGGGGAAAGGTTTACTGCTCTGAGATGAGCCCGCGTCCAATTAGGTAGTTGGTGAGGTAAAGGCTCACCAAGCCGACGATTGGTAGCTGGTCTGAGAGGATGACCAGCCACACTGGGACTGAGACACGGCCCAGACTCCTACGGGAGGCAGCAGTGGGGAATATTGGACAATGGGGGCAACCCTGATCCAGCCATGCCGCGTGAGTGATGAAGGCCTTAGGGTTGTAAAGCTCTTTCGCCGGTGACGATGATGACGGTAACCGGAGAAGAAGCCCCGGCTAACTTCGTGCCAGCAGCCGCGGTAATACGAAGGGGGCTAGCGTTGTTCGGAATGACTGGGCGTAAAGCGCACGTAGGCGGCTCGTTTAGTCAGAGGTGAAATCCCGGGGCTTAACCCCGGAACTGCCTTTGATACTGGCGAGCTTGAGTCCGGAAGAGGGTGGCGGAATACCCAGTGTAGAGGTGAAATTCGTAGATATTGGGTAGAACACCGGTGGCGAAGGCGGCCACCTGGTCCGGTACTGACGCTGAGGTGCGAAAGCGTGGGGAGCAAACAGGATTAGATACCCTGGTAGTCCACGCCGTAAACGATGAGTGCTAGATGTCGGGCAGTATACTGTTCGGTGTCGCAGCTAACGCATTAAGCACTCCGCCTGGGGAGTACGGCCGCAAGGTTAAAACTCAAAGGAATTGACGGGGGCCCGCACAAGCGGTGGAGCATGTGGTTTAATTCGAAGCAACGCGCAGAACCTTACCCACCTTTGACATGGGACGTATGGGAAGCAGAGATGTTTTCCTTCAGTTCGGCTGGCGTCCACACAGGTGCTGCATGGCTGTCGTCAGCTCGTGTCGTGAGATGTTGGGTTAAGTCCCGCAACGAGCGCAACCCTCGCCTTCAGTTGCCATCATTTAGTTGGGCACTCTGAAGGAACTGCCGGTGACAAGCCGGAGGAAGGTGGGGATGACGTCAAGTCCTCATGGCCCTTACAGGTGGGGCTACACACGTGCTACAATGGCGACTACAGAGGGGAGCTACCTCGCGAGAGGGCGCCAATCTCAAAAAGTCGTCTCAGTTCGGATTGCACTCTGCAACTCGAGTGCATGAAGTCGGAATCGCTAGTAATCGCGGATCAGCATGCCGCGGTGAATACGTTCCCGGGCCTTGTACACACCGCCCGTCACACCATGGGAGTTGGTTTTACCCGAAGACGGTGTGCTAACCCAGCAATGGGAGGCAGCCGGCCACGGTGAGGTCAGCGACTGGGGTGAAGTCGTAACAAGGTAGCCGTAGGGGAACCTGCGGCTGGATCACCTCCTTTCAAGGAAGCAGCCGGACGGATGACCTCCGGATCGGCAGCAAAAGCAGAGGCGGGCTTATCGCCGTCCACGTATCCCTTTCGGTTCCAAAGACGCGAGACGACTGCGCGGATGCGCGGTTGGAGCGAGGCGACTGGGCCTGTAGCTCAGGTGGTTAGAGCGCACGCCTGATAAGCGTGAGGTCGGTAGTTCGAGTCTACCCAGGCCCACCACGCGCGTGCGGACGACCGGCGCTTCTGCGAGACGGGGGCGTAGCTCAGTTGGGAGAGCGCGAGCTTTGCAAGCTTGAGGTCATCGGTTCGATCCCGTTCGCCTCCACCAGTTTAGCGTATTGAAGGAACATCCGAGATCCCTGTTGAAGGGTTCCGGCTTAGGCCGGGTGCTGTTTGACATTGTGAAGAGAGACTGTTTAGACGAGCCTGAGAGGGTTCGTCGAGCAGACAAGTGTCTTAACTCTGATCGTTCTCGTGTCCGTCGTTTCAAGCGCGGCGGGCATGGGATTGAAGTTTGTGGAAACGCCTGACTGGGTCGGGTTTGTTTCTGCAAGGACGATTGAAGTAGCGTAAGGGCATCTGGTGGATGCCTTGGCGGTAAGAGGCGATGAAGGACGTGGCACCCTGCGAAAAGGCCTGGGGAGATGGGAGCAATCTTTGATCCGGGCATGTCCGAATGGGGAAACCCCACCTTAGGGTGATCCTGAACTGAATTCATAGGTTCAGGAGGCGAACCCGGCGAACTGAAACATCTCAGTAGCCGGAGGAAAGGAAATCAACCGAGACTCCGCAAGTAGTGGCGAGCGAACGCGGACCAGCCCAGTGGCTGTGTGATAAGAACCGGAAGCGTCTGGAAAGTCGCACCATAGCGGGTGATAGTCCCGTACGGGTAAATTGTCGCACGGTCCTCGAGTAAGGCGGGACACGTGAAATCCTGTCTGAACGTGGGGGGACCACCCTCCAAGGCTAAGTACTCCTTACCGACCGATAGTGCACCAGTACCGTGAGGGAAAGGTGAAAAGCACCCCGAGAGGGGAGTGAAATAGACCCTGAAACCGGATGCCTACAAGCAGTCGGAGCCTCCTTGAGGGGTGACGGCGTACCTTTTGTATAATGGGTCAGCGACTTAATCTTACGAGCGAGCTTAAGCCGATAGGCGTAGGCGCAGCGAAAGCGAGTCTGAATAGGGCGTTCAGTTCGTGGGATTAGACCCGAAACCGGGTGATCTAGCCATGGGCAGGTTGAAGGTGCGGTAACACGCACTGGAGGACCGAACTCACGTCTGTTGAAAAAGACGGGGATGACCTGTGGTTAGGGGTGAAAGGCTAATCAAACTCGGAAATAGCTGGTTCTCCGCGAAAACTATTTAGGTAGTACGTCGCGTGATTACCCACGGGGGTAGAGCACTGGATGGGCTAGGGGGGCGCGAGCCTTACCAAACCTAACCAAACTCCGAATACCGTGGAGTACAGCGCGGCAGACAGACCTCGGGTGCTAACGTCCGGGGTCGAGAGGGAAACAACCCAGACCGCCAGCTAAGGTCCCCAAGTCATGGCTAAGTGGGAAAGGATGTGGGAAGGCCACAACAACCAGGAGGTTGGCTTAGAAGCAGCCATCCTTTAAAGAAAGCGTAATAGCTCACTGGTCTAATAGCCGTCCTGCGCCGAAGATGTACCGGGGCTGAAGCCATGCACCGAAGCTGCGGGTTCGATCTTTGATCGAGCGGTAGCGGAGCGTTCCGTAGGCCTGCGAAGGTGTGCCGTGAGGTATGCTGGAGGTATCGGAAGCGAGAATGCTGACATGAGTAGCGACAAACAGTGTGAGAAACACTGTCGCCGAAAGTCCAAGGGTTCCTGCGCAAGGTTAATCCGCGCAGGGTGAGCCGGCCCCTAAGGCGAGGGCGAAAGCCGTAGTCGATGGGAACCAGGTTAATATTCCTGGGCCTGCTGGAGGTGACGTCTCCCGTAAATTGTTCGGTCTTAACGGATTGATCGGGCAGTGAAGGGGGGCCAGGAAATAGCCCCAGCGTATAGACCGTACCCGAAACCGACACAGGTGGACTGGTAGAGTATACCCAGGCGCTTGAGAGAACGATGTTGAAGGAACTAGGCAAATTGCCCCCGTAACTTCGGGAGAAGGGGGCCTCGTTGGCGGGCAACCGTTGGCGAGGGGCACAGACCAGGGGGTAGCGACTGTTTACTAAAAACACAGGGCTCTGCGAAGTCTTAAGACGACGTATAGGGTCCGACGCCTGCCCGGTGCCGGAAGGTTAAGAGGAGGGGTGCAAGCTCTGAATTGAAGCCCCGGTAAACGGCGGCCGTAACTATAACGGTCCTAAGGTAGCGAAATTCCTTGTCGGGTAAGTTCCGACCTGCACGAATGGCGTAACGATTTCCCCACTGTCTCCAACATCGACTCAGCGAAATTGAATTCTCCGTGAAGATGCGGAGTTCCCACGGTCAGACGGAAAGACCCCATGCACCTTTACTATAGCTTCGCAGTGGTATTAGGAATTGAATGTGTAGGATAGGTGGGAGGCTATGAAACCGGGGCGCCAGTTCCGGCGGAGCCAACCTTGAAATACCACCCTTTTGGTTCCTGATATCTAACCGCAACCCGTGAAGCCGGGTTCGGGACCCTGCGTGGTGGGTAGTTTGACTGGGGCGGTCGCCTCCCAAAGAGTAACGGAGGCGCGCGATGGTGAGCTCAAGCTGGTCGGAAATCAGCTGTTGAGTGCAATGGCATAAGCTCGCCTGACTGCGACATCGACAGATGGAGCAGAGACGAAAGTCGGTCATAGTGATCCGGTGGTCCCGCGTGGAAGGGCCATCGCTCAACGGATAAAAGGTACGCTGGGGATAACAGGCTGATCTCCCCCAAGAGTCCACATCGACGGGGAGGTTTGGCACCTCGATGTCGGCTCATCACATCCTGGGGCTGGAGCAGGTCCCAAGGGTTCGGCTGTTCGCCGATTAAAGTGGTACGTGAGCTGGGTTTAGAACGTCGTGAGACAGTTCGGTCCCTATCTGCCGTGGGTGTTGGATACTTGAGAGGAGCTGCCCCTAGTACGAGAGGACCGGGGTGGACGTACCTCTGGTGTACCTGTTGTCGCGCCAGCGGCACCGCAGGGTAGCTAAGTACGGACGGGATAACCGCTGAAAGCATCTAAGCGGGAAGCCTCCCTCAAAACCAGGTATCCCTATCAGAGCCGTGGAAGACCACCACGTTGATAGGCCGGGTGTGAAAGCGCGGTGACGCGTGCAGCTAACCGGTACTAATGGCTCGATCGGCTTCAATCGCTTCCTTGCAGAAACAAGCCCGATCCAACAGAACGATCATAGACACTGTCTCTCAAAAATTGCGGGCTTCGATGGCCTGGTGGTTATGGCACGAGTGAACCACCCGATCCCATCTCGAACTCGACCGTGAAACCTCGTCGCGCTGATGGTACTGCATCTTAAGGTGTGGGAGAGTAAGTCGCTGCCAGGCCTTCAAAGCCCGCAAATCAACAGTCAATCTCTTCCAAGCCAAACATCAAGCGCCCGAACCTTCCCGTCCGGGCGCTTTCCCCTTCAACCCTCCCTTCCCGCGGGGTGGAGCAGCCCGGTAGCTCGTCAGGCTCATAACCTGAAGGTCGTCAGTTCAAATCTGGCCCCCGCAACCACTTTCGTTATAACTCAATAGAATGTGAGATATAACAATTACTTAGGTCGCCAAAAGGCGGCCTTTTGCCTTGTCCGACACCGTACTCAAGTGTGGTGGTGAGGCTTGCGGTCACGAAGACCAAATGGCGTTGGTCTCCGACGACATGATCCGGAATACCTATCCGGCTCGCACCGCATCGAGTAGATAGCGGAAAACGTGCTCGGTCATCCAACGGGCGCGCTGGAAGTGGGATTCCCAGCAGTGACGGGTTCGGTCGGGTTGAGCTTCTGGATCGCGATCCAGGACGATGCGGGCGACCTCGCGCCAGTCTGCGCCTTCGGCCTCCGCGTCCAGCAGGCGCAGGTAGGTGATGAAGTGGTCCTCGTCATAGGACGTGATTTCGTCCGCCCACGGCACATCGTCGGCGATCTCGGGATCGAGTTTGGCCATGCACCCGTCCTCCGTGCCGTGCACATCCATGGCGCCCGTTCAGGGCAGCCTCCGGGCGTCGGGTGCGCGG of uncultured Alphaproteobacteria bacterium contains these proteins:
- a CDS encoding conserved hypothetical protein (Evidence 4 : Homologs of previously reported genes of unknown function); its protein translation is MTTGHDILGTDAMNSTLLRLLMLGAGLFLGLQLMGCSTQDLSASPTGENGQQPAPVASFSQFSDIPVPAGASMDMEHSLLLGAGEEWTGRLAYDTSTNSARVFDLYKAEMPKFGWTELTVIRGDRSVMTYQRGQRIATVEIKARTVYGSFVTVTVSPNASTSSGGAGYGASSGVYGGGSSGAVSRQPLR
- a CDS encoding conserved hypothetical protein (Evidence 4 : Homologs of previously reported genes of unknown function), whose protein sequence is MAKLDPEIADDVPWADEITSYDEDHFITYLRLLDAEAEGADWREVARIVLDRDPEAQPDRTRHCWESHFQRARWMTEHVFRYLLDAVRAG